A genomic segment from Nitrospira sp. encodes:
- a CDS encoding Putative formate dehydrogenase oxidoreductase protein yields MADEPASGKRSGRSNWVSLIPFGLHQQHPNNYKDILDAVWENRDSLGYAYRILRDGCCDGCSLGTTGLHDWTMKDLHLCWVRLQLLRLNTMPVMDWHRLEEVAPMRNMKGKALRKLGRLPVPMVRHRGDQGFRRVSWEEAVCLIADRLHVTDPHRIGWFLTARGLTNEAYYAHQKVARFIGTNHVDTSARICHAPSTAALKETVGCSATTCSYKDWIGTDLLVFVGANSANNQPVTLKYLYYAKQAGTKIFVVNPFVEPGMERYWIPSVAESALFGTKLADAFFQIHVGGNIPFFYGVLKHLIERDWLDREFIAARTAGWNELESTARALPWERLEQGAGVTRDDMYRFAETFGKARHAIVVWSMGVTQHRYGTDNVKAIVNLQLARGNVGRPHTGLMPIRGHSGVQGGAEMGAMPTAYTMDYQVNDENAALFAMPEFWGFRPPAWKGLGAAHMILAAERGEIDVLWQSGGNFLETLPEPDRVRRALGKIGLRVHQDIVVSSTMLEDPADLVVLLPSRTRYEQQGGGTETSTERRIIYSPEIPGPRPGEAMDEWEIPVLVARRLDPERAAKIFPWRDTHDIRLEIERVCPTYKGIGSLYKKGDQVQYGGPLLLAGRFGTPDGKGRFTPIDLPEETTPAGRFFLTTRRGKQFNSMVGAEIDPLGSVNTTVSHPRSTRS; encoded by the coding sequence ATGGCCGACGAGCCTGCGTCAGGGAAACGGTCCGGTCGGAGCAACTGGGTCAGCCTGATCCCCTTCGGGCTCCATCAACAGCATCCCAACAATTACAAAGACATTCTCGACGCAGTCTGGGAAAATCGCGACAGCCTCGGCTACGCCTACCGTATCCTGCGCGACGGTTGCTGCGACGGTTGCTCGCTCGGCACGACCGGCCTGCATGACTGGACCATGAAGGACCTGCACCTCTGCTGGGTGCGACTGCAACTCTTGCGGCTCAACACGATGCCTGTCATGGACTGGCACCGGCTCGAAGAGGTCGCTCCGATGCGCAACATGAAAGGCAAGGCCTTGCGGAAGTTGGGACGTCTGCCCGTTCCGATGGTCCGGCATCGCGGAGACCAAGGGTTCCGACGCGTCTCCTGGGAGGAGGCTGTCTGCCTGATTGCCGACCGGCTGCATGTGACCGATCCTCATCGCATCGGCTGGTTCCTCACCGCCCGTGGCCTGACCAACGAGGCCTATTACGCCCATCAAAAAGTCGCCCGATTCATCGGTACCAATCACGTGGATACCAGTGCGCGCATCTGCCATGCGCCGAGCACCGCCGCGCTTAAGGAAACGGTCGGCTGTTCGGCCACCACCTGTTCCTACAAGGATTGGATCGGGACGGATCTCTTGGTGTTTGTCGGTGCCAACAGCGCCAACAACCAGCCGGTGACGTTGAAATACCTCTACTATGCGAAACAAGCCGGCACCAAGATCTTCGTGGTGAATCCCTTCGTCGAGCCCGGCATGGAACGGTATTGGATTCCCTCCGTGGCGGAGAGCGCCTTGTTCGGCACGAAACTGGCCGATGCCTTCTTTCAGATCCATGTCGGCGGCAACATTCCGTTCTTCTACGGCGTGCTCAAACACCTTATCGAGCGGGATTGGCTCGATCGGGAGTTCATCGCCGCCCGGACCGCAGGCTGGAATGAGCTCGAATCAACAGCGCGCGCCCTGCCTTGGGAACGCCTCGAACAGGGTGCCGGCGTGACGCGCGACGACATGTATCGTTTCGCCGAGACGTTCGGGAAGGCCCGTCACGCAATCGTCGTCTGGAGCATGGGGGTGACGCAACATCGGTATGGAACCGACAACGTGAAGGCGATCGTAAACCTCCAACTCGCACGAGGCAATGTGGGACGGCCTCACACGGGCCTCATGCCGATCCGCGGACATAGCGGCGTACAGGGTGGCGCCGAGATGGGCGCGATGCCGACAGCCTATACGATGGACTACCAGGTGAATGACGAGAACGCGGCTCTGTTCGCCATGCCGGAATTCTGGGGCTTTCGCCCGCCTGCGTGGAAAGGCCTGGGGGCAGCCCACATGATCCTGGCGGCAGAGCGGGGTGAGATCGACGTGCTCTGGCAGAGCGGCGGTAATTTCCTGGAGACGTTGCCGGAACCGGATCGCGTGCGACGGGCATTAGGCAAGATCGGCCTTCGCGTCCATCAGGACATCGTCGTGAGTTCCACCATGTTGGAGGATCCGGCGGACCTCGTCGTGCTGTTGCCTTCCCGCACACGCTACGAGCAACAGGGCGGAGGCACCGAGACGAGCACGGAACGCCGGATCATCTATAGCCCGGAGATCCCGGGCCCCCGTCCCGGCGAGGCGATGGACGAGTGGGAAATTCCGGTCCTGGTTGCCCGCCGGCTCGATCCGGAGCGCGCCGCGAAGATCTTTCCCTGGCGCGACACGCACGACATCCGCCTCGAGATCGAACGGGTCTGTCCGACGTACAAGGGCATCGGCAGCCTCTATAAAAAGGGGGATCAGGTCCAGTATGGGGGACCGCTCCTGCTGGCCGGCCGATTCGGGACTCCCGACGGCAAGGGCCGATTCACGCCGATCGATCTGCCGGAAGAGACCACTCCGGCCGGTCGGTTTTTCCTGACCACGCGGCGCGGCAAACAATTCAACAGTATGGTCGGGGCCGAGATCGATCCATTAGGGTCTGTTAACACTACCGTAAGCCATCCACGATCAACGCGAAGTTAA
- a CDS encoding Mobile element protein, with protein sequence MTFALSPGQAHDAPEGRMLLHRFGKRPCPIPLLMDRAYEGDETRQLAVELGYVPVVPPKQNRRTPWEYDRALYARRNEIERLFRRLKGFRRLFSRFDKLDVMFVAFINFALIVDGLR encoded by the coding sequence TTGACGTTTGCCCTGTCGCCGGGCCAGGCCCACGATGCCCCTGAGGGACGCATGCTGCTGCACCGCTTCGGAAAAAGGCCGTGCCCGATCCCCTTGTTGATGGATCGGGCCTATGAAGGCGATGAGACGCGACAACTGGCCGTGGAGCTCGGGTATGTGCCGGTGGTGCCGCCCAAGCAGAATCGCCGCACGCCATGGGAATACGATCGTGCTCTGTATGCACGACGCAATGAGATCGAACGGCTGTTCCGCCGGCTCAAAGGATTTCGGCGCCTCTTCTCGCGGTTTGACAAGCTTGATGTCATGTTCGTCGCGTTCATTAACTTCGCGTTGATCGTGGATGGCTTACGGTAG